A genome region from Anolis carolinensis isolate JA03-04 chromosome 6, rAnoCar3.1.pri, whole genome shotgun sequence includes the following:
- the ccdc103 gene encoding coiled-coil domain-containing protein 103, which produces MEGMIDFRALEKELGQAIASDEKYKRENDAKFRAVHQKVASYEEFRDIVRASHLKPLEKRDKMRSKRSMLWNSCAFKPNCKEESEVELSQDLERLPETSAEFYRDWRRCMKSSHQRYQLLLQLGPQSLGRIFQTDLAFGLLGEFLVVLTENVCMEDQNTVLEILESFASTKRFGLNIELLGEQEKEGCRGLFKKLQKMASGPGELAESPDASDEGSTAQSKIHGQTDGPTEEKLRKLMQLYQIS; this is translated from the exons ATGGAAGGCATGATAGATTTCCGTGCTTTGGAAAAAGAGTTGGGACAAGCGATTGCCAGTGATGAGAAGTACAAAAGAGAAAACGATGCCAAATTTCGAGCAGTGCATCAGAAAGTAGCATCCTATGAAGAATTCAG GGATATTGTTCGAGCATCACACTTAAAGCCTTTAGAAAAAAGGGACAAAATGAGGAGCAAAAGAAGCATGTTATGGAATTCCTGTGCATTTAAACCAAACTGTAAAGAAGAAAGTGAAGTAGAATTGTCTCAG GATTTAGAGCGGCTTCCTGAGACTTCTGCAGAATTCTACAGAGACTGGCGCAGATGCATGAAAAGCAGCCATCAACGATACCAGCTTCTGCTCCAACTTGGACCCCAGAGTTTGGGCAGAATTTTTCAAACCGACTTGGCTTTTGGTCTTCTAGGTGAATTCCTAGTGGTGCTCACAGAAAATGTCTGCATGGAAGACCAAAACACTGTCTTGGAAATCTTGGAGAGTTTTGCTAGCACAAAACGCTTTGGTCTGAATATAGAACTTCTGGGTGAGCAAGAGAAAGAAGGCTGCAGAGGGTTATTTAAGAAACTGCAAAAAATGGCTTCTGGCCCTGGTGAACTTGCTGAATCTCCAGATGCTTCTGATGAGGGAAGTACAGCTCAATCCAAAATTCATGGCCAAACAGATGGACCAACTGAAGAAAAACTCAGGAAACTGATGCAGCTTTATCAAATCTCCTGA
- the fam187a gene encoding Ig-like V-type domain-containing protein FAM187A: METVLVAHPIAGLIVIAILFSSTGILNAFDIMEKEDVFKRTPCPAFLMFENAAYLAEMSFELPCNCKPEEVSSVVWYFQKGMGSQQTKVLTDFDGTMVVDSTHIKVGMDMLRRFSIRMFSLIVFRVQVEDSGHYICGTKKGDFFYGYDVDVQASKRISVAFTDENQHPNKDKEEKHYKIFTVFWDWTRCNRCDVRGEQRRIGLCYIKSSRLIRRYRTATAEVASCGSESIPKQFKRVIKNRKPEIVIRSCSVPCIRKTTASEGEESISDVISQIGEMPWVSNIPIQFHKQRLGTDLIISCPGARPEHAVAWDKDSTRLYLTRFLTGVNKSMRVFIDYGNHLHIRFAQLSDRGIYFCWREGELVAGFRLTVMYESRRQRSFDDPEAQYAIKTIFIFYILLTFIFVTVHGIRFCMYAFKMPS, from the coding sequence ATGGAAACTGTACTAGTCGCCCATCCAATAGCAGGATTGATTGTTATTGCAATTCTCTTTAGTTCTACTGGGATTCTCAATGCCTTCGATATTATGGAGAAGGAAGATGTATTCAAGAGGACACCTTGCCCAGCTTTTCTGATGTTTGAGAATGCTGCTTACCTAGCTGAAATGAGCTTTGAGTTGCCGTGTAACTGTAAGCCAGAAGAGGTTTCCTCTGTAGTTTGGTATTTCCAGAAAGGTATGGGCAGTCAGCAGACAAAAGTCCTGACAGACTTTGATGGCACGATGGTAGTGGATTCCACGCACATCAAGGTGGGGATGGACATGCTCCGGCGCTTCAGCATTAGGATGTTCAGTCTGATTGTCTTTCGGGTTCAAGTGGAAGATTCAGGGCATTATATTTGTGGCACAAAGAAGGGGGATTTCTTTTATGGCTATGATGTAGATGTACAAGCTTCCAAACGCATAAGTGTTGCCTTTACAGATGAGAATCAGCATCCTAATAAAGATAAGGAAGAAAAACACTACAAGATCTTCACTGTCTTCTGGGACTGGACCAGGTGCAACCGCTGTGATGTTCGAGGTGAGCAACGTCGGATTGGTCTTTGCTATATAAAGAGTTCCCGTTTGATTAGACGATACCGTACAGCCACTGCAGAGGTGGCATCCTGTGGCTCAGAGTCAATCCCAAAACAGTTTAAACGTGTTATTAAGAACAGAAAGCCTGAGATTGTTATCCGAAGTTGCTCAGTGCCTTGTATAAGGAAGACAACAGCCAGTGAAGGAGAGGAATCTATTTCCGATGTTATATCACAGATTGGAGAAATGCCCTGGGTCTCTAACATCCCTATTCAATTCCACAAGCAAAGACTTGGCACCGACCTGATCATTTCCTGTCCTGGTGCCCGGCCAGAGCATGCTGTGGCCTGGGACAAAGATTCAACTCGGCTGTACCTCACTAGGTTCCTCACTGGAGTCAATAAGAGCATGAGGGTCTTCATTGACTATGGAAACCATCTGCACATCCGCTTTGCCCAGCTGAGTGACAGAGGTATCTACTTTTGCTGGCGAGAGGGAGAATTGGTGGCTGGTTTCCGATTAACTGTGATGTATGAGAGCCGCCGCCAGCGAAGCTTTGATGATCCTGAGGCACAGTATGCTATCAAGACCATCTTCATTTTCTATATCCTTCTGACCTTCATCTTTGTAACCGTCCACGGTATACGCTTTTGCATGTATGCCTTTAAAATGCCCAGCTAA